The proteins below come from a single Carnobacterium divergens DSM 20623 genomic window:
- a CDS encoding YigZ family protein, whose product MLQTYQTLYQDGIIEIEIKKSRFICHAKRVTDELQATEFIQTIKKEHWKANHNCAAYLIGDNDEHQRAYDDGEPSGTAGVPMLEVLKKMKLKNVVVVVTRYFGGTKLGAGGLIRAYSKSVSTALQELGIVEKSLQTEIIATISYPDSGKLEYFLNQENYTIKDIAYTEKVIVTFFVSELFISEIKEELTNLLNGQISFKIGDKSYCEKRIDVSS is encoded by the coding sequence ATGCTGCAAACCTATCAAACACTTTATCAAGATGGCATCATTGAAATTGAAATCAAGAAATCTCGCTTTATTTGCCATGCTAAAAGAGTTACTGACGAATTACAGGCTACTGAATTTATTCAAACCATCAAAAAAGAACATTGGAAAGCAAACCACAATTGTGCGGCTTATCTAATCGGTGATAATGATGAACATCAACGAGCTTATGATGATGGCGAACCAAGTGGTACTGCGGGCGTTCCAATGCTAGAAGTTTTAAAAAAAATGAAGTTAAAAAATGTTGTTGTGGTTGTAACTCGCTATTTTGGCGGTACAAAACTTGGTGCAGGTGGTTTGATACGCGCTTATAGCAAATCTGTGAGCACTGCACTTCAAGAACTTGGTATCGTTGAAAAAAGTTTACAAACTGAAATTATTGCTACAATTTCTTATCCTGATTCAGGGAAACTTGAATACTTTTTAAACCAAGAAAATTATACGATTAAAGACATTGCCTATACAGAAAAAGTAATCGTAACCTTTTTTGTTAGTGAGTTATTCATATCTGAAATAAAAGAAGAATTGACCAATCTCTTAAATGGTCAAATATCATTCAAAATAGGAGATAAAAGTTACTGTGAAAAAAGAATCGATGTCTCTTCTTAA
- a CDS encoding LCP family protein, with translation MKKNKLEPVTSSPLKRKRKKKNLTLIILIPLLVLVLAAVTYGAKLYAEAKKTVDDSYHELSGTNNTITKNGKTVKVNPIEDTISILVMGIDDDSARQLGSARTDALIYLTINPKSHEINMVSIPRDTYTKIKSNKFNGKDKINVAYTYGEEEASIATVENLLNVPINYYVTFNFESFLEIVDALGGIEVDVPVSFTDINTLGDGQVTLEKGIQHLNGEQALALARTRHLDNDVKRGERQQLIFKAIVDKAMSAGSITNYSNVIKAAGKNMRTNLKFNEMLSIAQTGIDSKYSFNSYIFDWTDFTLEGASMVELYSDSVDFISHRLRVSLGLDEKDTTDEPDYQFKTNGISKYHSDDSQLDNGSTY, from the coding sequence GTGAAAAAAAATAAACTAGAACCTGTAACTTCTTCCCCTCTAAAGCGGAAGAGAAAGAAAAAAAACTTAACCTTAATTATTTTAATTCCTTTACTAGTATTAGTTCTGGCTGCCGTTACTTATGGAGCAAAACTATATGCAGAAGCTAAAAAAACAGTAGATGATTCTTATCACGAATTATCTGGAACCAATAATACGATTACTAAAAATGGAAAAACTGTAAAAGTAAATCCTATTGAAGATACCATTTCAATTTTGGTAATGGGAATTGACGATGATTCTGCTAGACAACTCGGCAGTGCACGAACGGATGCTTTAATTTACTTAACAATCAATCCTAAATCACACGAAATCAATATGGTAAGTATCCCACGTGATACCTATACAAAAATAAAATCAAACAAATTTAACGGAAAAGACAAAATCAACGTTGCTTACACTTATGGTGAGGAAGAAGCTAGTATTGCTACTGTTGAAAATCTTTTAAATGTTCCTATTAATTATTATGTTACGTTTAACTTTGAATCTTTCCTAGAAATTGTTGATGCTCTTGGTGGAATTGAAGTCGATGTTCCAGTATCCTTTACAGATATCAATACTCTGGGTGATGGTCAAGTTACTCTAGAAAAAGGAATTCAACATTTAAATGGAGAGCAAGCACTCGCATTAGCAAGAACTAGACACTTGGATAATGATGTAAAACGCGGAGAACGCCAACAATTAATTTTTAAAGCTATTGTTGATAAAGCGATGTCTGCAGGTTCCATTACTAACTATTCAAATGTAATCAAAGCTGCTGGTAAAAATATGCGAACTAATTTAAAATTTAATGAGATGTTATCTATTGCTCAAACTGGGATAGATAGCAAATATAGTTTCAATTCATATATTTTTGATTGGACTGATTTTACTTTAGAAGGCGCTAGTATGGTTGAACTATATTCTGATAGTGTAGATTTCATAAGCCACCGTTTACGAGTATCTCTTGGATTAGATGAAAAAGACACTACAGATGAACCAGACTATCAATTTAAAACTAACGGAATTAGTAAGTATCACAGTGACGATTCTCAATTGGACAATGGTTCAACTTACTAG
- a CDS encoding undecaprenyl-phosphate alpha-N-acetylglucosaminyl 1-phosphate transferase, translating into MFHIVVMLVATMILSLILTPLVRKLAFKIGATDKPDARRVNKKEMPTIGGLAIYLAFFISMFFMLPIPFEQVFPIFIGGTLIIVTGIVDDIKELSPKMKLLGIIAAALVIYFYAGIRMDMVTLPIIGSFNLGIFSFPVTIIWILAITNAVNLIDGLDGLATGVSIIALTTMGIIGYFFLTVASINVPIMIFALVAALIGFLPYNFYPAKIFLGDTGALFLGFMISVMSLQGLKNVTFLSVIIPVVILGVPITDTIYAMLRRYLNNRPISSADKMHLHHRLMSLGLTHRQTVLAIYSLAVIFSFIALLYKISTLWGLILLTISLLVGLELFVELIGLVGENHQPLLSRFKKFAKRNNNNSDSEE; encoded by the coding sequence ATGTTTCATATTGTTGTTATGTTAGTGGCAACAATGATTCTATCACTGATATTGACACCGTTAGTTAGAAAATTGGCTTTTAAAATAGGTGCTACAGATAAACCTGATGCAAGAAGAGTAAATAAAAAAGAAATGCCTACCATAGGTGGACTTGCAATTTATTTAGCATTTTTCATTTCAATGTTTTTTATGTTACCGATTCCTTTTGAACAGGTTTTTCCAATTTTTATTGGTGGAACATTGATTATTGTAACAGGCATTGTAGATGATATTAAAGAATTGAGTCCTAAAATGAAATTGTTAGGTATTATTGCAGCTGCATTGGTTATTTATTTTTATGCAGGAATTCGAATGGATATGGTTACATTACCGATTATAGGTTCTTTTAATTTAGGAATTTTTAGTTTTCCGGTAACGATTATTTGGATATTAGCAATAACAAATGCAGTGAATTTAATTGATGGATTAGATGGATTAGCAACGGGAGTGTCGATTATTGCATTAACCACGATGGGAATTATTGGCTATTTCTTTTTAACAGTTGCCAGTATTAATGTTCCAATTATGATTTTTGCTTTAGTAGCAGCTTTAATTGGCTTTCTTCCTTATAACTTTTACCCAGCAAAAATATTTTTAGGAGATACAGGTGCATTATTTCTCGGGTTTATGATTTCTGTGATGTCGCTGCAAGGCTTAAAAAATGTAACATTTCTTTCAGTTATAATCCCTGTAGTAATTTTAGGTGTTCCAATTACAGATACAATTTATGCAATGTTACGTAGATATTTAAACAACCGTCCTATATCAAGTGCTGATAAAATGCATTTACATCATCGATTGATGTCGTTAGGATTGACTCATAGACAAACCGTTTTAGCTATTTATAGTTTAGCAGTAATTTTTTCTTTTATTGCACTATTGTATAAAATTTCTACATTATGGGGCTTGATTCTGTTAACAATTAGTTTACTTGTTGGCTTGGAATTATTTGTTGAATTGATTGGATTAGTTGGTGAGAACCATCAACCATTACTTTCGCGATTCAAAAAATTTGCTAAGAGAAATAACAATAATAGCGATTCGGAAGAATAA
- a CDS encoding LCP family glycopolymer transferase, whose translation MRADRYKAEKKIRNKKIKKISFSVISILLIGLIGYFTYFALATNQVLNDIQGEPLTATETNPRSVPVKLKNKDSFSVLLLGVDERLEDSGRSDSMLVATVNPKLGNVKLISIPRDTLVSISSKGKDKINAAYAYGGITLAVKTIEEFLDIPINYYAKINMEGLIDLVDAVNGIEVNNKYSFELEGISIDKGTQTIDGTKALQYARMRKQDPAGDFGRQERQKEVIQKVVEKGLSITSLTNFNSIFQAVGKNVETNFTGSELWDLLNNYSSVAKNIETLNLEGKDSYLYYIPSYGQEVYVWEPTNESLSSIQQELQLHLNLETTNGEVDSSSDEAVDSSSSEITNDNSNQIDSTEKEYNPN comes from the coding sequence ATGAGAGCAGACCGTTATAAAGCTGAAAAAAAGATAAGAAATAAGAAAATAAAAAAAATTAGTTTTAGTGTTATTTCGATACTATTAATTGGTTTGATTGGATATTTTACATATTTTGCTTTAGCCACAAATCAAGTTTTAAATGACATCCAGGGAGAACCTTTGACAGCTACAGAAACAAACCCACGGTCTGTACCTGTTAAGTTAAAAAATAAAGACTCATTTTCTGTATTGCTTTTAGGTGTAGATGAGCGTCTAGAAGATAGTGGTCGAAGTGATTCAATGTTAGTAGCCACTGTTAATCCTAAATTAGGAAACGTCAAATTAATTTCAATTCCTAGAGACACCCTCGTATCTATCTCATCTAAGGGAAAAGATAAAATCAATGCAGCATATGCATATGGTGGGATTACTTTAGCTGTTAAAACAATTGAAGAGTTTTTAGATATTCCTATCAATTATTATGCGAAAATAAATATGGAAGGATTAATTGATTTAGTTGATGCCGTCAACGGGATTGAAGTTAATAATAAGTATTCATTTGAATTAGAAGGAATTTCAATAGATAAAGGAACTCAGACTATTGATGGGACTAAAGCGCTCCAATACGCCCGTATGCGAAAACAAGATCCTGCGGGTGACTTTGGAAGACAAGAAAGACAAAAAGAAGTCATTCAAAAAGTCGTTGAAAAAGGTTTGAGTATCACTAGCTTAACTAATTTTAATTCGATTTTTCAAGCTGTTGGTAAAAATGTAGAAACAAATTTTACAGGCAGTGAACTTTGGGATTTACTCAATAATTATAGCTCTGTTGCAAAAAATATTGAAACACTTAATTTAGAAGGAAAAGATAGTTACCTTTACTACATTCCTTCTTATGGCCAAGAAGTTTACGTATGGGAGCCGACAAATGAGTCTCTTAGCTCAATTCAACAAGAGTTGCAACTTCATCTTAATCTTGAAACAACGAATGGTGAAGTAGACTCAAGTTCAGACGAAGCAGTTGATTCATCATCTTCCGAAATAACTAATGATAATAGTAATCAAATAGATTCAACCGAAAAAGAGTACAATCCCAATTAA
- a CDS encoding GntR family transcriptional regulator, protein MGASTPVYIQIHNQIRKEIEEGKWAVGERIPSERELSTFFNVSRMTLRQAIQTLVDEGILERKIGSGTFVARQKVQEQMSGIDSFTDIMLSQGRKPTSKTVSYHVKPASFSEAEKLQLEEETSVLRMERIRYADGIPICFEVATIPFHLVESLSKPEVTRSLYKTLELEKGLVIGRAEQTVSAMLASEKISEYLDIKRGEAVLRLKQISYFVDGKPFEYVRTQYVGNRFEFYLEKNN, encoded by the coding sequence ATGGGGGCAAGCACACCTGTTTATATTCAAATTCATAACCAAATTCGTAAAGAAATTGAAGAAGGTAAGTGGGCTGTGGGCGAAAGAATTCCCTCAGAAAGAGAATTATCCACTTTTTTTAATGTCAGTCGAATGACATTACGTCAAGCCATTCAAACGCTTGTAGATGAAGGAATCTTAGAACGAAAGATTGGTTCAGGAACCTTTGTTGCACGTCAAAAAGTTCAAGAGCAAATGTCTGGCATTGATAGTTTTACCGATATTATGCTTTCTCAAGGAAGAAAGCCAACGAGTAAAACTGTTTCTTATCATGTTAAGCCTGCAAGCTTTAGCGAAGCTGAAAAACTTCAATTAGAAGAAGAAACATCTGTTTTAAGAATGGAACGCATTCGGTATGCCGATGGGATTCCAATTTGTTTTGAAGTAGCAACGATACCTTTTCATTTAGTAGAATCCTTAAGTAAACCAGAAGTGACTCGTTCGCTATATAAAACATTGGAACTTGAAAAAGGGTTAGTGATCGGTCGTGCTGAACAGACTGTATCGGCTATGTTAGCATCAGAAAAGATCTCAGAGTATTTAGATATTAAAAGAGGCGAAGCTGTGCTTAGATTGAAGCAAATCAGTTATTTTGTAGATGGCAAGCCCTTTGAGTATGTACGAACGCAGTATGTAGGGAATCGTTTTGAATTCTATTTAGAAAAAAATAATTAA
- a CDS encoding glucosamine-6-phosphate deaminase → MDIIIVKDQEAGGKKAFELIKEGMEKDAKVLGLATGSTPISLYKEMTASDVDFSDMISINLDEYVGLSGEDTQSYRYFMNENLFNQKPFKEMYVPNGLADAETECKHYDDIIAANPVDIQILGIGGNAHIGFNEPGTPFDSTTHKVALTESTIEANTRFFDKAEDVPRFAYSMGIASIMAAKKIILIAYGEGKAEAIKATIEGKVTEEVPASILQNHKNVVIIMDESAAKLLQK, encoded by the coding sequence TTGGACATTATTATTGTAAAAGATCAAGAAGCAGGCGGAAAAAAAGCATTTGAATTAATCAAAGAAGGAATGGAAAAAGACGCTAAAGTATTAGGTTTAGCAACTGGAAGCACACCTATTTCATTATATAAAGAAATGACAGCAAGTGACGTTGATTTTTCGGATATGATTTCAATCAATTTAGACGAATATGTTGGTTTAAGTGGGGAAGATACACAAAGCTATCGCTATTTCATGAACGAAAACTTATTCAATCAAAAACCATTTAAAGAAATGTACGTTCCAAATGGCTTGGCAGATGCTGAAACAGAATGCAAACATTACGACGATATCATTGCTGCTAATCCAGTTGATATTCAAATTTTAGGAATCGGTGGCAATGCTCATATCGGTTTCAATGAGCCAGGAACACCATTTGATTCAACAACACATAAAGTTGCTTTAACAGAATCAACAATCGAAGCAAATACACGCTTCTTTGATAAAGCAGAAGATGTACCGCGTTTTGCTTATTCAATGGGAATCGCATCAATTATGGCTGCTAAAAAAATTATTTTAATTGCTTATGGTGAAGGTAAAGCAGAAGCAATCAAAGCAACGATTGAAGGAAAAGTAACCGAAGAAGTACCAGCAAGTATTTTACAAAACCATAAAAATGTTGTTATAATTATGGATGAGTCAGCAGCGAAATTACTTCAAAAGTAG
- the nagA gene encoding N-acetylglucosamine-6-phosphate deacetylase produces MSTKVLKHATIYTGEGKIENGFVRFNKEILAVGEMKDFTDEPNDEIIDAKGKIIVPGFIDVHSHGGYGWDAMDGNADEIDAMVKDMQKEGITSYFATTMTQSHENISKAMVAIKEAAKRNPIIQGIHLEGPFVSKVFKGAQPEKYIEVPDVAVFDEWNQLSGNRIRLVTYAPENSDTSAFEEYCVEHNIVPSIGHSNATREQLLTSKASHITHLYNAQRGLHHREPGVTGHAFLEENIYTEVIADGFHIHPDMIKLAYLVKGADRIELITDSMRAKGMPEGESELGGQKVIVKDKQARLETGNLAGSVLEYQDAFRNMMEFTGCSIEDVVKMTSGNQAREFGLTQKGAIAAGKDADMVLFDKDLHIQETISLGNSIQAK; encoded by the coding sequence ATGAGTACAAAAGTGTTGAAACATGCAACGATTTATACAGGCGAAGGAAAGATTGAAAACGGATTTGTACGATTCAATAAAGAAATTTTAGCAGTAGGTGAGATGAAAGACTTTACTGACGAGCCAAATGATGAAATTATTGATGCAAAAGGAAAAATCATCGTTCCAGGTTTTATTGATGTTCATAGCCACGGAGGCTACGGCTGGGATGCAATGGACGGAAATGCTGACGAAATTGATGCAATGGTTAAAGACATGCAAAAAGAAGGAATCACGTCTTATTTTGCGACAACAATGACTCAATCACACGAAAACATTTCAAAAGCAATGGTAGCAATCAAAGAAGCAGCTAAACGCAACCCAATTATTCAAGGAATTCATTTAGAAGGTCCTTTCGTATCAAAAGTCTTCAAAGGTGCTCAACCTGAAAAATACATCGAAGTTCCAGATGTAGCAGTTTTTGATGAATGGAATCAACTAAGTGGCAATAGGATTCGCTTAGTAACATACGCACCAGAAAACAGTGATACTTCTGCATTTGAAGAATACTGTGTTGAACACAATATCGTTCCATCAATTGGCCACAGTAACGCAACTCGTGAACAATTATTGACATCAAAAGCTTCTCATATTACGCATTTATACAATGCGCAACGTGGATTACATCACCGTGAACCAGGTGTTACGGGACATGCTTTCTTAGAAGAAAACATTTATACAGAAGTCATTGCTGATGGATTCCATATTCATCCAGACATGATCAAGCTAGCCTATTTAGTCAAAGGTGCAGACCGTATTGAACTTATTACAGATTCAATGCGCGCAAAAGGAATGCCAGAAGGCGAAAGCGAGCTTGGCGGACAAAAAGTAATCGTGAAAGATAAACAAGCACGTCTTGAAACAGGAAATCTAGCAGGTAGTGTTTTAGAATACCAAGATGCTTTCCGTAACATGATGGAATTTACAGGTTGTTCAATTGAGGACGTTGTAAAAATGACATCCGGCAACCAAGCAAGAGAATTTGGCTTGACACAAAAAGGTGCTATTGCTGCTGGAAAAGATGCAGATATGGTACTCTTTGATAAAGATTTACACATCCAAGAAACAATCAGTTTAGGCAATAGCATTCAAGCAAAATAA